In the genome of Pseudarthrobacter sp. IC2-21, one region contains:
- the benA gene encoding benzoate 1,2-dioxygenase large subunit, with amino-acid sequence MTENLAHVREVLADAVIDDRENGVIRAKREIFTDEEIFELEMKHIFEGNWVYLAHESQIPNVGDYFTTNIGRTPVMITRDKDENLNCLVNACSHRGAMLCRRKTDNRTTFTCPFHGWTFKNSGELLKVKDSRNAGYPETFNKEGSHDLTKVARFESYRGFLFGSLKADVLPLEEHLGDATKVIDSIVDQSPEGLEVLRGASTYTYDGNWKVQAENGADGYHVTAVHWNYAATTARRTAGDSANKTKAMDAGKWGKVKGGFYSYDHGHLLLWQEWTNPEDRPLWDRRDELVTKYGEEMANFMINISRNLCLYPNVYIMDQFSSQIRHFRPISADQTEVTIYCIAPKGESQENRSKRIRQYEDFFNATGMATPDDLEEFRSCNKTYWATSAPWNDMTRGSTHEIAGPDEQAQALGMTRVIASGVRTEDEGLYPIQHGYWKEVMDRALAEEETSALDAVPVTA; translated from the coding sequence ATGACCGAGAACCTGGCCCATGTCCGCGAGGTCCTTGCCGACGCCGTTATCGACGACCGTGAGAACGGCGTCATCCGTGCCAAGCGCGAGATTTTCACCGACGAAGAGATCTTCGAACTGGAGATGAAGCACATCTTCGAAGGCAACTGGGTTTATCTCGCCCACGAATCCCAGATCCCCAACGTGGGGGACTACTTCACCACCAACATCGGCCGCACGCCCGTGATGATCACCCGCGACAAGGACGAGAACCTCAACTGCCTCGTAAACGCCTGCTCCCACCGCGGCGCCATGCTGTGCCGCCGCAAGACGGACAACCGCACCACGTTCACCTGCCCGTTCCACGGCTGGACGTTCAAGAACTCCGGTGAGCTGCTGAAGGTCAAGGACTCACGCAACGCGGGCTACCCGGAGACCTTCAACAAAGAGGGCTCCCACGACCTCACCAAAGTGGCCCGCTTCGAGTCCTACCGCGGCTTCCTCTTTGGTTCCCTGAAAGCTGACGTGCTCCCGCTCGAAGAACACCTGGGTGATGCCACCAAGGTGATCGACTCCATCGTGGACCAGTCCCCGGAGGGGCTCGAGGTGCTTCGCGGGGCCTCGACCTACACCTACGACGGCAACTGGAAGGTGCAGGCGGAGAACGGGGCGGACGGCTACCATGTCACGGCCGTGCACTGGAACTACGCTGCCACGACGGCCCGCCGCACCGCCGGTGACTCTGCCAACAAGACCAAGGCCATGGACGCCGGCAAATGGGGCAAGGTCAAGGGCGGTTTCTATTCGTACGACCACGGGCACCTGCTGCTGTGGCAGGAATGGACCAACCCGGAGGACCGGCCGCTGTGGGACCGGCGGGATGAACTCGTGACGAAGTATGGCGAAGAGATGGCCAACTTCATGATCAACATCTCCCGGAACCTCTGCCTGTACCCGAATGTCTACATCATGGACCAGTTCTCCTCGCAGATCCGCCACTTCCGGCCCATCTCGGCTGACCAGACCGAGGTGACCATCTACTGCATCGCGCCCAAGGGTGAATCGCAGGAGAACCGGTCCAAGCGGATCCGTCAGTATGAGGACTTCTTCAACGCCACCGGCATGGCCACCCCCGATGACCTCGAAGAGTTCCGGTCCTGCAACAAGACCTACTGGGCCACCTCGGCGCCCTGGAACGACATGACCCGCGGTTCCACCCACGAGATCGCCGGTCCTGACGAGCAGGCCCAGGCACTGGGCATGACCAGGGTCATCGCCTCCGGGGTGCGCACCGAGGACGAGGGGCTGTACCCCATTCAGCACGGGTACTGGAAGGAAGTCATGGACCGGGCCCTGGCGGAGGAAGAGACCTCCGCGCTGGACGCCGTTCCAGTCACCGCCTGA
- the catA gene encoding catechol 1,2-dioxygenase has protein sequence MDITMTETQADTRKEDEGTAVEAGSKATERFAASGKLAGLDVPKERVSLLAGALIKAANDIVVEHQVTYEEYNALKAWLIKVGTDGEWPLFLDVWLEHSVEDVNSQDRPGTVGTIEGPYYIPGSPVLQTPATVEMRADEEGTPLRFSGRFTDTDGNPIQNAQVEIWHADSAGFYSQYAPGLPDWLLRGTIKADDDGRFEINTMRPAPYQIPMDGACGQLIDAAGWHAWRPAHIHIKVSAPGFQPVTQQLYFPGDPHNADDIASAVKPELMLDPKPRTDGGSGEEVVYDYVLAKEGQHK, from the coding sequence ATGGACATCACCATGACCGAGACCCAAGCAGACACCCGCAAAGAGGACGAGGGCACTGCAGTCGAAGCCGGCTCCAAAGCCACCGAACGCTTCGCTGCCTCCGGCAAGCTTGCCGGCCTGGATGTGCCCAAGGAAAGAGTGAGCCTGCTGGCGGGGGCACTCATCAAGGCCGCCAACGACATCGTCGTCGAGCACCAGGTCACCTACGAGGAATACAACGCACTCAAGGCGTGGCTCATCAAGGTGGGAACCGACGGCGAATGGCCGCTGTTCCTCGACGTATGGCTGGAGCATTCTGTGGAGGACGTCAACTCCCAGGACCGCCCCGGCACCGTGGGGACCATCGAGGGGCCCTACTACATCCCCGGCTCCCCGGTACTCCAGACCCCTGCAACCGTGGAAATGCGTGCGGACGAGGAAGGCACCCCGCTGCGCTTCAGCGGCCGATTCACGGACACCGACGGCAACCCGATCCAGAACGCCCAGGTGGAAATCTGGCATGCGGACAGCGCCGGGTTCTATTCCCAGTACGCCCCGGGCCTGCCCGACTGGCTCCTCCGGGGCACGATCAAGGCAGACGACGACGGCCGCTTCGAAATCAACACCATGCGCCCGGCGCCCTACCAAATTCCTATGGACGGGGCCTGCGGGCAGCTGATCGACGCCGCGGGCTGGCACGCCTGGCGCCCGGCGCACATCCACATCAAGGTCTCCGCGCCCGGCTTCCAGCCCGTAACCCAGCAGCTGTACTTCCCCGGCGACCCGCACAACGCGGACGACATTGCTTCGGCAGTCAAGCCTGAACTGATGCTGGACCCGAAGCCGCGCACCGACGGCGGCTCCGGTGAAGAAGTGGTCTACGACTACGTCCTCGCCAAAGAAGGCCAGCACAAGTAA
- a CDS encoding 1,6-dihydroxycyclohexa-2,4-diene-1-carboxylate dehydrogenase, whose protein sequence is MAAPYSGQFVTPGRYAGKVVLVTGSAQGIGQKVAERIGAEGGAVVLVDRAELVHEVAQGIQEAAQASGSGGSATSVTADLETFAGAQQAVDAALAAHGRVDVLVNNVGGTIWARPYEEYDEDRIEKEIRRSLFPTLWTCRAVLPAMLEQGSGTIVNVSSVATRGMHRVPYAAAKGGVNALTQSLAMEVGGRGIRVVAAAPGGTEAPPRRVKRGPEAESPTEKAWYQVIVDQTVDSSFMKRYGTLDEQAAPIVFLGSDEASYVTGSVLPVAGGDLG, encoded by the coding sequence ATGGCGGCTCCCTATTCCGGCCAGTTCGTTACCCCCGGCCGGTACGCCGGCAAGGTGGTGCTGGTGACCGGTTCCGCCCAGGGAATCGGGCAGAAAGTGGCCGAACGGATCGGAGCCGAGGGCGGCGCCGTCGTCCTGGTGGACCGGGCCGAACTGGTCCATGAGGTGGCGCAAGGGATCCAGGAGGCCGCGCAGGCTTCCGGTTCAGGAGGCTCGGCCACTTCCGTGACTGCGGACCTGGAGACGTTCGCCGGTGCACAGCAGGCAGTGGACGCGGCGCTCGCCGCCCACGGCCGCGTTGACGTGCTGGTTAATAACGTGGGCGGGACCATCTGGGCCCGCCCCTACGAGGAGTATGACGAGGACAGGATCGAGAAAGAGATCCGCCGCTCGCTCTTCCCCACCCTCTGGACCTGCCGGGCAGTGCTGCCGGCCATGCTGGAGCAGGGTTCGGGCACCATCGTCAACGTCTCCTCGGTGGCCACCCGCGGCATGCACCGTGTTCCGTATGCGGCAGCCAAAGGCGGGGTCAACGCCCTGACCCAGTCCCTGGCGATGGAGGTGGGCGGCCGCGGAATCCGCGTGGTGGCCGCAGCCCCCGGGGGCACCGAGGCGCCGCCCCGCAGGGTTAAGCGGGGTCCGGAGGCCGAATCCCCCACGGAGAAGGCCTGGTACCAGGTGATCGTTGACCAGACCGTGGACTCATCCTTTATGAAGCGGTACGGGACATTGGACGAACAGGCCGCACCCATCGTGTTCCTCGGATCAGATGAAGCGTCCTATGTCACCGGAAGCGTCCTTCCGGTCGCCGGCGGGGACCTGGGCTGA
- the benB gene encoding benzoate 1,2-dioxygenase small subunit, translating to MTNLTMPAAALKSAEEIATLETVRAFLYKEARLLDDRQFDEWLQCYHPDSEFWMPAWDVDDRLTEDPQNEISLIYYDNRGGIEDRVFRIKTDRSSATSLPEPRTGHNITDVEIMEREGNQVKARFNWFTLYFRYNTTDTYFGTSHYTIDLAGAEPVIMKKKVVLKNDYIHHVVDVYMI from the coding sequence ATGACCAACCTGACGATGCCCGCTGCCGCGCTCAAGAGCGCCGAGGAGATTGCCACCCTCGAAACCGTCCGTGCCTTCCTCTACAAGGAGGCCCGCCTGCTGGATGACCGCCAGTTCGATGAGTGGCTTCAGTGCTACCACCCGGACTCCGAGTTCTGGATGCCCGCCTGGGACGTCGATGACCGCCTGACCGAGGACCCGCAGAACGAGATCTCGCTCATTTACTATGACAACCGCGGCGGCATCGAGGACCGCGTCTTCCGGATCAAGACGGACCGGTCCTCGGCCACGTCCCTGCCGGAACCCCGCACCGGGCACAACATCACCGACGTCGAAATCATGGAGCGCGAAGGCAATCAGGTGAAGGCGCGCTTCAACTGGTTCACGCTCTACTTCCGGTACAACACCACGGACACGTACTTCGGGACCAGCCACTACACGATCGACCTCGCCGGCGCAGAGCCGGTCATCATGAAAAAGAAGGTCGTCCTCAAGAACGACTACATCCACCACGTTGTGGACGTCTACATGATCTGA
- a CDS encoding benzoate/H(+) symporter BenE family transporter, with protein sequence MQPSRPVPPAAPQADTPAPRLSPPLLERPGVRPAGLRQVFRDVGLPYVSNGVIGLIFSASGPIAVTLAVGAAGGLTEAQLASWVFGILFSGGAATLVMSLLYRQPLGFAWSIPGTVLLGPSLQHLSFAEVVGAFFTSGVLVLALGASGVVRRIMAAVPMPIVMAMVAAVFLKFGTDIVSSTQANPVVAGPMVVAFLVLTAVPALGRFLPPVLGTLVVGCLAVAASGQFSFHAGGPVLAAPVFTAPEFTWAAQLELVVPLALTVLFVQNGQGIAVLRAAGHNPPVNVFAIVSGAFSLLNAGCGAVSACVTGPTNALMTSSGAKERQYTAAVVFGVLAMICALLAPALTRLMLATPTEFILALGGIAMLRALQQAFVTAFATTFTLGSLVTFVVTMSGMSLFNIHPAFWGLVIGYAVSRVLEHADHAGADTGLKSGTSTPHLKAPAN encoded by the coding sequence ATGCAGCCATCCCGTCCGGTCCCGCCCGCCGCTCCCCAGGCGGACACCCCTGCACCCCGCTTGTCCCCGCCACTGCTGGAACGCCCCGGCGTCCGGCCTGCAGGTCTGCGCCAGGTCTTCCGTGATGTGGGCCTGCCTTATGTTTCCAACGGGGTGATCGGCCTCATCTTCTCCGCGTCAGGCCCCATAGCCGTCACGCTGGCAGTGGGAGCGGCGGGCGGCCTTACCGAGGCCCAGCTCGCATCCTGGGTGTTTGGCATCCTTTTCTCAGGCGGGGCCGCCACCTTGGTGATGTCCCTGCTGTATCGGCAGCCTCTGGGCTTCGCCTGGTCCATTCCCGGTACGGTGCTCCTGGGGCCGTCCCTTCAGCATCTGTCCTTCGCGGAAGTGGTGGGAGCCTTCTTCACCTCCGGTGTGCTGGTCCTGGCGCTGGGCGCCTCCGGTGTCGTGCGGCGCATTATGGCAGCGGTTCCAATGCCGATAGTCATGGCCATGGTTGCCGCCGTATTCCTCAAGTTCGGCACTGATATCGTCTCCTCCACCCAGGCGAACCCCGTCGTGGCCGGGCCCATGGTGGTTGCCTTCCTGGTCCTTACGGCGGTGCCGGCCCTCGGCCGGTTCCTGCCACCGGTGCTGGGCACCCTGGTGGTGGGGTGCCTCGCCGTGGCGGCAAGCGGTCAGTTTTCGTTCCATGCGGGCGGCCCGGTTCTGGCGGCGCCGGTCTTCACCGCACCCGAGTTCACGTGGGCTGCCCAGCTCGAACTTGTGGTTCCGTTGGCCCTCACCGTGTTGTTCGTTCAAAATGGCCAAGGCATCGCCGTGCTCCGTGCCGCCGGGCATAACCCGCCGGTAAACGTCTTCGCCATCGTTTCGGGCGCGTTTTCGTTGCTCAACGCGGGGTGCGGCGCCGTCTCAGCCTGTGTTACCGGCCCGACCAACGCGCTCATGACGTCATCGGGAGCCAAAGAACGCCAGTACACGGCTGCCGTGGTGTTCGGTGTCCTGGCCATGATCTGCGCGCTGCTGGCTCCGGCCCTCACCCGGCTCATGCTCGCCACACCCACGGAATTTATTCTTGCCCTCGGCGGCATCGCCATGCTCCGGGCCCTCCAGCAAGCCTTTGTCACCGCCTTTGCCACCACGTTCACCCTGGGTTCTTTGGTGACGTTCGTGGTGACCATGTCCGGCATGAGCCTTTTCAACATTCACCCCGCGTTCTGGGGCCTGGTCATCGGCTACGCGGTTTCCCGGGTGCTTGAGCACGCGGACCATGCCGGCGCTGACACCGGGCTGAAAAGCGGTACGTCTACACCCCATCTGAAGGCCCCGGCCAACTAA
- a CDS encoding ATP-binding protein: MTSASTHGDMAEDLPLVGRAGVFAELLEIFRTVRKGNVRAVVISGPAGAGKTAVLDLFLEHCRTGARGVRVLSAMGDEWEAQFPLAGYSQLMLTAPLRSAKDYDGGPALPAGPLPALTPAQVVNYASTLSTHLAGLQSHGSVVVAVDDVHRLDVESLRILTFVMRRLHGKRILFVLTLNPDDALRVPAGTLDFLTGHQVTTIPLDPLTPAQVQDLARRMLGIDLSPTAAHGLVQHTGGLAQPVVELLQELPAETWQTWFPSLPPTSRVRARVRSVLAAASPELVAVAEAASVLGSAAGMAEVSEVSRVGPVMDALDEGHRAGLLGLAVDQARSAVVFSGPGTAEAIYEQIVPSRRIALHRRAAEAVQAEGERLGHRVAATPGADESLADELEDYARRQARVGAWQDASTALFSASRLSRDIRSRNDRLLRAVDALVGSGNISQAQMWTAAVDALPPSPLRSSVLGYLSTASGQNDSAQTQLEMAWRTSNPEHDPSAAAQVAQRFVLHGVASWDGPMITTWAERAMELTLPDTPAHIESEAIYGLGLYAQGRVSEAEASYLRAFEHAAENAQKQRVQMGAGWLALRLDNVETALVNFESAAPTEYRGGSMRISLWAEAWLARTHLVLGNWDAAAATVARASVRLETSRMPLIRPLLYWTAAELWSMRGDWERARYYVSQAAVQPGTYRAMQVPASLARARFHEARADYEGALAVLQPLTELDPWTEHRVSFWPWQDTYVNALVMTDQLDAADAFLTAFERVPREREIPSDMARMAWARGRLVAAQGDPDTAREHFEASLGHLRGLNRPYLRARISFAFGQSMRRAGKRRLASTVLRAARDLYDTLGAATYVERCDRELKATGLDVGNIPDPADPVLTAVSDHHLQLTAQERAVAELVAGGATNKEAARALFLAEKTVQYHLTRLYRKMGIRSRSELAAVFRAKD, encoded by the coding sequence ATGACGTCGGCCTCCACACACGGTGACATGGCGGAGGACTTGCCGCTTGTTGGCCGGGCGGGGGTCTTCGCGGAGCTGCTGGAAATTTTCCGGACCGTCCGCAAGGGCAACGTACGTGCTGTCGTGATCTCCGGTCCCGCCGGAGCCGGGAAGACCGCCGTCCTGGACCTTTTTCTGGAACACTGCCGCACGGGTGCCCGTGGTGTCCGGGTGCTGTCCGCCATGGGGGATGAGTGGGAGGCGCAGTTTCCCCTCGCCGGCTACTCGCAGCTGATGCTTACGGCGCCGCTGCGTTCGGCCAAGGATTACGACGGCGGCCCTGCCCTGCCCGCAGGCCCCCTCCCGGCGCTCACCCCGGCGCAGGTGGTTAATTACGCGTCCACGCTCAGCACCCACCTGGCGGGGCTTCAGTCCCATGGCAGCGTGGTGGTGGCCGTCGATGACGTTCACCGACTCGACGTCGAGAGCCTGCGCATCCTCACGTTCGTGATGCGGCGGCTGCACGGCAAACGGATCCTGTTTGTGCTCACCCTCAACCCGGACGACGCCCTACGCGTCCCCGCCGGAACGCTGGACTTCCTGACCGGCCACCAGGTGACCACCATCCCGCTGGATCCGCTCACCCCGGCGCAGGTGCAGGATCTCGCCAGGCGGATGCTCGGCATCGATCTGAGTCCGACGGCGGCGCACGGCCTGGTGCAGCACACCGGCGGGCTCGCCCAGCCGGTGGTGGAACTGCTCCAGGAGCTCCCGGCGGAAACCTGGCAGACCTGGTTCCCCTCCCTGCCTCCGACGTCCCGGGTGCGTGCCCGGGTGCGCAGTGTCCTGGCCGCGGCGTCCCCGGAGCTGGTTGCCGTTGCCGAGGCCGCGTCAGTGCTGGGGAGTGCCGCAGGCATGGCCGAGGTTTCCGAGGTCAGCAGGGTGGGCCCGGTCATGGACGCCCTTGACGAGGGACACCGTGCGGGGCTGTTGGGACTGGCCGTGGACCAGGCCCGTTCCGCCGTCGTCTTCTCCGGACCGGGCACCGCGGAGGCCATCTACGAACAGATCGTTCCCAGCCGGCGGATCGCGCTTCACCGGCGGGCGGCTGAGGCGGTGCAGGCTGAGGGCGAACGGCTGGGCCACCGGGTCGCCGCCACGCCCGGCGCGGACGAATCCCTGGCGGACGAGCTGGAGGACTATGCGCGGCGCCAGGCCCGGGTGGGCGCGTGGCAGGACGCCTCAACGGCGCTGTTCTCCGCGTCCAGGCTTTCCCGGGACATCCGCTCCCGGAATGACAGGCTCCTTCGGGCCGTGGATGCCCTGGTGGGCTCCGGCAACATTTCCCAGGCCCAGATGTGGACCGCGGCAGTGGACGCCTTGCCGCCGTCGCCGCTGCGCTCCTCCGTCCTGGGTTACCTCTCCACCGCATCCGGGCAGAACGACAGCGCGCAGACACAGTTGGAGATGGCCTGGCGCACCTCCAACCCCGAACATGATCCTTCTGCCGCCGCGCAGGTGGCGCAGCGCTTCGTCCTGCACGGGGTCGCGTCGTGGGACGGCCCGATGATCACCACCTGGGCCGAACGGGCCATGGAGCTTACGCTGCCCGACACCCCCGCCCACATTGAATCGGAGGCCATTTACGGCCTGGGCCTGTACGCCCAGGGCCGGGTTTCCGAGGCGGAAGCCTCCTACCTCCGGGCGTTCGAACATGCTGCCGAGAACGCCCAGAAACAGCGTGTCCAGATGGGCGCCGGCTGGCTGGCGCTGCGCCTGGACAATGTGGAGACGGCCCTGGTGAACTTCGAGTCCGCGGCCCCCACCGAATACCGGGGCGGGTCGATGCGCATCTCCCTGTGGGCTGAGGCGTGGCTGGCCCGCACCCACCTGGTGCTCGGCAATTGGGATGCGGCCGCAGCCACCGTGGCCCGCGCGTCCGTACGTCTCGAGACCTCGCGCATGCCGCTGATCCGCCCGCTGCTCTACTGGACCGCGGCCGAGCTCTGGTCCATGCGCGGAGACTGGGAACGGGCGCGGTACTACGTTTCCCAGGCCGCAGTGCAGCCCGGAACCTACCGCGCCATGCAGGTGCCGGCGAGCCTCGCCCGCGCCCGCTTCCACGAGGCGCGGGCGGACTATGAAGGCGCCTTGGCTGTCCTGCAGCCGCTGACCGAGCTGGACCCGTGGACCGAGCACCGCGTGTCCTTCTGGCCCTGGCAGGACACGTACGTCAACGCCCTGGTCATGACCGACCAGCTCGACGCCGCCGATGCGTTCCTCACGGCGTTCGAGCGGGTGCCGCGGGAGCGGGAAATACCCTCGGACATGGCGCGGATGGCCTGGGCCAGGGGCCGTCTGGTGGCCGCGCAGGGAGACCCGGACACCGCCAGGGAGCATTTCGAGGCGTCCCTGGGGCACCTGAGGGGGCTCAACAGGCCGTATCTGCGCGCCCGGATCAGTTTTGCGTTCGGCCAGAGCATGCGCCGGGCAGGCAAACGGCGGCTGGCCTCAACCGTCCTGCGCGCAGCCCGCGACCTCTATGACACCCTGGGGGCTGCCACGTACGTGGAACGCTGCGACCGCGAGCTCAAGGCAACAGGGCTCGACGTCGGGAACATCCCGGACCCCGCCGACCCGGTGCTGACAGCCGTCAGTGACCACCACCTCCAGCTCACCGCGCAGGAACGGGCGGTGGCCGAACTGGTGGCGGGGGGCGCCACCAACAAAGAGGCGGCCCGGGCATTGTTCCTCGCGGAGAAGACGGTGCAGTACCACCTGACCCGGCTCTACCGGAAGATGGGAATCCGTTCCCGCAGCGAGCTCGCCGCCGTGTTCCGGGCCAAGGACTGA
- the benC gene encoding benzoate 1,2-dioxygenase electron transfer component BenC: protein MGHKVALSFEDGVTKVIKVGDYETVMDAAYKARINIPSDCRDGACGTCKAFCDSGSFDPGDFIDDAMTEDELEKGYMLTCQAVPESDLAIQIPATSESAKTSATTFTSTMTELNKHSESTVSFTLKAENRDGLAFLPGQYVNIKVPGTDAERSYSFSSGPEVQDASFMVRVTPQGAMSEYLRDRAAVGDTIEFTGPYGSFFLREPKRPLLLLAGGTGLAPLLSILEKLTENPPSAPVHLIYGLTREADIVGLDWLREYEAKLPAFTWDYIASEPGTSAPHTGYVTQIIEPKHLNDGDVDIYLCGPPPMVNAVSKWLDSEGIEPANFYFERFAPKETTGGDAETGAPAAAAKIEAEGDTMSRSEAVSSLETGRLDFRKEDSFAQLDARMGLELAVSELMLGRLSEEQLQQFRRLAEATTCSVAAGAVQEPEEFARTNEEFHEYLFVVCDNPMLLESYRRLDVHAQMAAAFEAGTAIFERVTQDHLDVVDAFERQDKARVREVIMAHAHDAKETMAGAIDAKAGS, encoded by the coding sequence ATGGGCCACAAAGTAGCCCTCAGCTTCGAGGATGGCGTCACCAAGGTCATCAAGGTCGGCGACTACGAGACCGTGATGGATGCCGCGTACAAGGCACGTATCAACATTCCGTCGGACTGCCGGGACGGGGCGTGCGGAACCTGCAAGGCCTTTTGCGATTCCGGTTCCTTCGATCCGGGCGACTTCATTGACGATGCCATGACAGAGGATGAGCTGGAAAAGGGCTATATGCTCACCTGCCAGGCGGTGCCGGAATCGGACCTGGCCATCCAGATCCCTGCCACGTCAGAATCCGCGAAAACCTCGGCAACCACCTTCACCTCCACCATGACGGAGCTCAACAAGCATTCGGAGTCGACGGTTTCCTTCACGTTGAAGGCGGAGAACCGGGACGGCCTGGCGTTCCTGCCCGGCCAGTACGTCAACATCAAGGTCCCCGGGACGGACGCCGAGCGCTCCTATTCATTCAGCAGCGGCCCCGAGGTGCAGGATGCTTCCTTTATGGTGCGGGTGACGCCGCAGGGCGCCATGTCCGAATACCTGCGCGACAGGGCTGCGGTGGGTGACACCATCGAGTTCACGGGTCCTTACGGCTCCTTCTTCCTGCGTGAGCCCAAGCGGCCCCTGCTCCTGCTGGCAGGCGGAACGGGCCTGGCCCCGCTCCTGTCCATCCTCGAGAAGCTCACCGAGAATCCGCCGTCGGCGCCGGTCCACCTGATCTACGGCCTGACCCGTGAGGCGGACATTGTTGGCCTGGACTGGTTGCGCGAGTACGAGGCGAAACTGCCCGCCTTCACGTGGGACTACATTGCCTCCGAACCGGGGACTTCTGCTCCGCACACGGGCTATGTCACCCAGATCATCGAGCCGAAGCACCTGAACGACGGCGACGTCGACATCTACCTGTGCGGCCCGCCCCCCATGGTGAACGCTGTATCGAAGTGGCTGGACTCTGAGGGCATCGAGCCCGCCAACTTCTACTTCGAGCGTTTTGCCCCCAAGGAAACCACCGGCGGCGACGCCGAAACAGGCGCGCCCGCAGCGGCAGCAAAGATCGAAGCCGAGGGCGACACGATGAGCCGCAGCGAGGCGGTCTCCTCCCTGGAAACCGGCCGGCTGGATTTCCGCAAGGAGGACAGCTTCGCCCAGCTGGATGCGCGCATGGGCCTCGAGCTCGCAGTGAGCGAACTGATGCTGGGCCGCCTCAGCGAGGAGCAGTTGCAGCAGTTCCGGCGGCTGGCGGAGGCCACCACGTGCTCCGTGGCTGCCGGGGCCGTCCAGGAACCGGAGGAATTCGCGCGGACCAATGAGGAGTTCCACGAATACCTGTTTGTGGTCTGCGACAACCCCATGCTGCTTGAGTCCTACCGCCGCCTGGACGTCCACGCGCAGATGGCCGCGGCCTTCGAAGCGGGAACCGCCATCTTCGAGCGGGTGACCCAGGACCACCTTGATGTGGTTGACGCCTTTGAGCGTCAAGACAAGGCGCGGGTGCGGGAGGTCATCATGGCCCACGCACACGATGCCAAGGAAACCATGGCCGGAGCGATCGACGCGAAGGCCGGCAGCTGA